DNA sequence from the Vanrija pseudolonga chromosome 7, complete sequence genome:
GGTAGTGCCTGGTGAGATGGCACGGGGGCGAGATCTGTGCTTTtgcgtcgtcggtgctgctgcacacGGACGTCACAGGCGACTCCGTCCTTCTATGACGAGGTTGCGGgatgtcggcggcggagtGATGCGGTAGTGCCGAAGGAGAGGGACAGTGTGGTCGTGATCCGATTCGGGAGGGAgcgtggtgtgtgtgggaggtcgagcttgccggcgccgagtgtCGGCAGCCCGAGTGTCGAGGTAGGATAGAGAACGAGGGGGGCGAGGGAGAGATGAGCAAGCACAAAGTAACGAACGTGTAAGTCTTGTTGGAACAGcttgtggtcgtcgtcggcgtcgttgtcggtacggcggcggccgctaGCAGCGCTGCATTGTTTGAAGACGATGTGTATACATTCCGGTGCAATGTGCAAGGCACGACAAACCCCGGCCGTAGCGTACACAGTCGAGGAGGGTGCAGGGCTGCGCGCAGGGCACAGAGGCAGAGAACAGAGAGCAGGTCAGCGGTCAGAGTCAGCAGGAGCAGAACGTCGAGGGGGGCCGCCTCCCTCGGTGGCGCAAAGAATGTGGCGTCAATAGGGATTGTGTAAAAACGACGAAAACAACCGACAcatgtcgtcgttgtggcCTTTTGCCCCCCCCCTGCTGCCTCTGGCTGCTGCCTCGCCTGCTGCCCCTGGCCCAACATTCAAATGGCATTGCTATTCAATCGCCAGTTTACCCGCAAAGCCCCCTTCAATCGCCATGCATCCCGCTATCAGACATGTACCAAAAATCCAGTGGGCACCGAGACAGTTGCCGCCGATGTTATCAGCCGATCTGGCGGCGGGAGGCCTAGCCTTTGTTGAGATCGGTCGGGGCTGCGGCAACGACCTTGCAAACGTGCGGTGCTCCACGACCCCAGCCGCGCTCCACTCCGCAGCGGCGATCAACGTCGTTCGcgatctgctgctgctgctgctgctgctggaccCCCGCACCCCCCGTCCACCGCCATCGCCCATCCCAATTGTGCATGCTACATACAATCATGCCGAAGACACGGTGACTACCGGACCCGtcggcacgcggcggcagATGGCGCACCATCGCTGCTGCCCACCACGCCAGTTCTCCCTCCACCTCTGTCACGCACCGCGCAGCGCGTGTGATTacttggccgcggcggcctcctcctgcaACGCGGCCTTGAAGTCGCCCACGGCGTCAGCGAAGCCAgtcttggcgtcgtcgacctcgaaaCCAGACGCCAGGGCCTCCGAGTTGTCATACGAGCCGGCCCAAGTGAGGCAGATGTTGATGACGGCCGGGTCCTTCTCGTACTTGATGAGCTTgagggcctcgtcgccgccgtgctccttgagcgcggcgatgaTCTGGCGCGGCGTGATCGTGATGCCGGGGATGTTGATCGAGCGGTGCCCGTACTTGAAGTTGGACTCGGGCATGCACATGCCCCAGACAATGTTACGGAACACGGTCTTGGCACGGCTGAGGTAGTGGGGGATCTCGTCGAGCATCGGGTCGTCAGGACCCGAGGCTACGGGGCAGATTGCCTCGAGGCCCTGCAGCGGCTCGCGGATCAGGCCAGAGAAGAAGGAagacgcggcggtggagggcTGGGGGTTtgtgtcagcggcgtcgttgtGAATCGCGTCGCCGTGAATTGCCCTCGGCACTCGGCAGCACTCACAGCTCCGGTACGGATGGCGACAGTGGGCAGGCGGAGGGAGCGCGTGTCGAGGTAGCCCTTGCGTCCGTAGTCGTAGGCGTAAAGCTCGCCAATCTGCTTCTGCACACCGTATGACGTGCCAGCGATGAGGGGGGTGTCACTAGACTATGTCAGCAAGGGCGTCCTTCTCGCGTTGGCCCAGCCGCACACGCCTCACCTTGGAATGACATGGTCCTTGGGGCCGGCCTTGGGACCGCCGTACACAGCCAACGACGAGATGAAGACGTGCACGATGCGGGGGTTGGTGCCGTCGGGCTTGCCAAAGATCTCGTCGTTGTGCTTCCTCACGGCCTTGAGGAGCTGGACGTGCGAGTCGACGTTGACGGCCCATCCGAGCTCAAAGTTGGCCTCGGAGCCGCCCGACATGATGCCGCTGGCGTGGGCGTCAGCAGTGCCCTACATCCCTCCCATCCCTATCCCAACTCACTGGAGCGCaaacacgccgccgaccttctcgccctcgaacagcttggcgaggtcctcggccttgccgaggtcagcctgcacggcgcgcaggcgcttCTCGTCTTCGACGTAGCGCGGGggctcgacaatgtcggtCGTGATCACCCGGAGGTTGGGGTAcagctcgagcaggagcTTGGTgacctcgcggccgacgaaGCCTGAGCAGGTGTGAGTggagctcgctcgcgctgggGGCACGCCACGCCAACCCACCGTTCGCGCCGGTCAGGAGCACAGTCTGCACATGGGCAGGGAGCTGAAAGTCGTATGTAGGTCCGGCCATTGTGAGTGTGAGTAGTCAATTGAGAGAGAGCTCGATGCAGGATGCGATGCGATGGGTGGTGCTTAAGAGTCGCTTGTCCGGGTCGATGGCCGCGTGCCGCCAGTTGCCGGTCACGTCGGCCCGGCATATCGGCGGCATATCGGTCCGGCATTGGTCCGGGTGAAAGGTGCTTGGGTGGTCTggtcaccgccgtcgccgggaCGGCGGTCGCGCGTCTGCGCTTCGGAGGCATGCATATCCTGGCCAGGTGAGCATGAGAGCGAGATCCTGGAGCCCCTACATGTGATAGTACTACATACGAGGCTGCCCAGGGCTGTTCACGCTGAGAGCCACGCCTAGCCCCGCCGCCTGGCTCGACCGAGAAATCGGGTCGACCTCTACGTCTATGGCTGCACACGCTTGGCATCTCTCCAGGATCTCCGGGTCAGGCCCATCCGAGGGGCCACGGTATAGCAGTGTGCCGAGCGTGGCAGACAAAGCTCTTGACAGTGGCAGAGTGGCAGAGTGGTAGGTTGTCGAGGGGCAAGTGTGCTCCCAGCATCAGCACAGTAGCCTCACACGAACGACCTccatgcagcagcacaccCATGCGCGCTCGAACTCAttcagctcgagcgcgcgtgcCGATTGCAGCGTCATGTGTGCCGGGGCGAGCGTGCACCTGGCTTTCTGGACGGAGAACGACCACCGAGCACCACCCGCCTCCGTGGCGGTGTCGAAAGCCTGCTGGTCTCGGGCGACAGGTCCACGCTCCGAGCCCGTGATGAGAATCCGGTCCCGAGGGGTCGggcgacgggttcggggAGTAGGGTCGGTCTCCTTTTgcatgtgtgtgtgcggggACGTACACAGCTGTGGAGGTCATCCTCCCCCCATCCCTTTTGCCATCCACAAGCCATCCCACCCCACACTCTCTCATCcaccccgccgtcgcgccagcGTGCGTCAAGCCCAACCCACCGGCTTCAGAGCAAACACAGAGCGAAAGGAGAGCGGCCGGCCCCACTCTTTCCGTGCCAAATACTGCACATTTGGTACATGATTCGAccccgccgcacgccgcgacgagtgAAGGGGGCAATACCCCGGTCCACTCCCGCCGAGTTATGGTAACTCGCCTGAGCCCCGCCCGCTTCGCGCTGGGTACGGCTGTGATGGATACACGCCGCGCGTATGATCGAAGAGAGGCAGCTCTTCTTTTGCGTGCGTGTCGTGGGTGTGCATGTGGTGAGGCGGCGTCAGTCATAGTCAGCTTTCTTTTCCTTGTGGGTGGTCAGCGCTGGTTCGCACCTcacgcctcgctgcgctcgaccgctcgccccgctcccCGCCGTGCCCAGATCTATGCATCATACCTAAGACGGCCACGACCGCCATATCTTACAAACCTATCCGACAACCTAAGCGGGCgagagcttggcggcggccgccttggctgccttggccttctcctcggcggcgtacgcctCGGGGTTCTTCCTGCGCCAGTCCCAGATACGGTACAGCTGGGTCAGGCCGGTCGTGCCGACGAAGAAGttgacggcggccagcgagTAGTTGACTGGCGTGATGACCAGCGAGTAGCGGAcctgtgggtggggtggttaGTCGCGTCGCGGCACGTGGGGGGTGAGAAGGGCGTTGAAGCCGAGCCGTGGGATGCCGTGCGCGCCTCGCGTGACTGGTGACAGACCGATGTTGCGCAGCTGGCACAGCGAGGTAGCCAACAAGCACGGCCAACAACCAAGACAAGCGGCAACGCGACCAGGGAACGACTCGAGCTTTCCatctcgcgcagcgcgcgcttctcCACGCGCTGACGCTGACAGGCGCACAACGGCCACGGCGCACCAGCCCTTTCCCGTCATCTCCaagcccactcacccagaTGAAGCCCGtagccgcgagcgcgacgttcTGGCTGACCGAGAGCTTGTCGGCAGGGCGCTGGAGGTCCTTGAtgccggcagcgacgagggcccACTTGGCGAGGGGAGCCCAGAAGAAGATGGTCCTGtagggtggggtggggtagtgcggggcggtgggcgtAGAGAAGCAGTAGCAGGCCGTAGTCGGATCAGGAGATGGACAAGGCGGGAGCACGACGCGTGAGATGAGATGCGATGGGACGCGACGTCACGAAGACCAGACGCGATGATATcagacagcgacgaggaaaGCGGTCAACACAGCGGGTAGGCAGCACAGAGAAGAGTTCGTCAGCACGGTACATCGTACTCTTGGCCACACGCGGCGCGACGCACTTGGGACCAGCGGGGTGGTTGACAAACGCCTGCCACTTGGACGTGGCCTTGTTagcggcggcgttggtgaCCTtggaagcggcggcgcctgtTGCGGGTCCGGACATTGTTGGGCTTTTGAGTGGTGAGGGGCGAGGCGAAGCGTAGTAGGCACAAGTCTAGGTTGTTGTTGCAATGTTATCGTCTCTAacttggtcgtcgtcgtcgttgtccgTCTGTCGGCGCTCCAGCTAGCGGCACTGGCATGTCATTGCCGCCTCCGCATTCAACTCCTCTGGggcagacaggcaggcagcacgaCTCAACTCACACTACGGCGCGCCGGAGTTTGACTCAATGTGGCACGGTTCGCATGGTTTCCACGTGGCGGGGCCCCAGATTATGTAACTGACTTTCCACCCGTCAACAACAATCGAAACCTGGTATGCGGTCATTGGGAAATATGGACAAGTTGCACGACTCTTCCCCAACCACTACCACCAgcatgagcgcgagcgcgagcagcacccGCCCCCTGCCCGTGCTGATAACGTCGCGCAGCGTACCcggccgcgtcgcctcgctGTCGCGGCGCAACGTCGCGTGGAGCGCGGACGGGCAGTGCCTCCTCGTCTCGCGGCATGGCGTGTCGATCACGGCAAGTATCTGGCGTGGGGTAGATGGGGGAGGGTGCGCTGACCGCGGCCGCAGACACCACACCTGATATCTACCCTtcccgcgccgagcgtgccgctCAACTCGAGCATCTACGACGCGTTCGCGCCCAAGGCCTtgctcgaggaaggcgacgacgacgacgataaCAAGGACGACATTGACgtggacggcgacggcgggccgTCGGCACGCAAGCTTGCGCGGCCCAAGGACGGGGAGGTGTGCTGGTGGATGACGAGCGTTACGTTCGACAGTAATCGCCAGCGGGAGGACGTGTATGACTGGGCGGACGTGGGCGGTGGGTTCCAGGCGTCCTCTCgtcgctgacccgccagatgAGTACAGCGCCGTCCTGACCGACAATAACCGACACGTGCGCAGCGCGGTgtggtcgccgtcgtgtATGAGCCGGATAGGCAGCGCCGTCGTAGCGGTGCTCACCAACTCGCTCAGCGTGTCAATCTACGAGCCGGCAGGCGACCCCCTCTCGCGCGGgttcgaggaggccgccgacctcTCCCAGGCCATGATGCGCCTGCTTGGGCCCGACCTCGTGCCGGACAACAAGCCGACCACGCGGGCGATGCTGCGCATGCGCTTCACGTGCTTGGAGTGGAGCGACGCGCTGCCCATGGACAGCATGATTGGGGTTGATGGGAGCTTGCTCGCGCTCGGGAAccgcgcgggcggggtcgCGTTCTGGAGGTGAGGAGGTGGGatgtgggcgcggcgctgacgtGTAGTTATGCGAACGGTACTGCGAGCCTGATCGCCGAGGTACCCGTCCTACCGGCGTCGCCATTCGTAAGCGACCTCACATGGTCCAAGTGGCAGGCGGTGAACGAGACTACTCGTAGGTGTATGCCTGTCGGACAACCTACTGACGCCAGGTGTCTCGCGGCTGGCTCTCGCAGGAACCGACGGCTCAGTATGCACGCTCTCCGTCCAGCGGATAGCTGTCCAGTCCAAAGACCAGGATCCGACGTGGAGActggagctcggcgagccggTGGTCATCTCCCCTGCCGACCGGCGCACAATCACTGCCATCAAGTGGCTCACTGTGAGTCGCTCGGTGCTGTGACCTTATCTGACCGCAGGACGATCTCGTGATCTGGACCAAGTCTGGCTCTGTTCACTTCTGGCAGGCGTCACGGGGCGCTGTGAAGAGCGTCCGCCTGCAGCCGATCGGCAACTGGGCCGGCTCGAGCCCGCTCACCGCCTGTGCTGGTGGGTCGCGAGCTGTGCGAACCAGCTGACGCTAGGTATCCACTTCGTCGCGCCGTCtaccgtgctcgtcgtccttggcaCCCTGACACACCatgtgctcgtcgacgtgacCACCGAGCCCAAGCTCGCCCCGCTTGCCGAGTCGCTCCGCCTCTCGCTGGCGGCACGCGACGCGTTCCTTGACGTGTCGCGCAACACGACATTACGGACCCTCCTCATGACTAGCGACCGCGAACTGACTGCCTCAACTGCTGGGTATGCCGCCCTTGGGGGGTCGTTTGACATTGCCACATGGATTACAGAGTAGGTAGCAGATACGCGACTACCTGCTGACACCAGACCCCTGACACTACACAACCTCGACAGCTTGACCGAGGTCCATCGTATCGATGATTTCATCGTTACCGACCTGAAGCACACGCAGGCGACGCCAGAGTCGATCGCCCAGGAGGTGGAGAAGGTGCTCGCGGATCCACCACGATGTAAGCTTTCCGGAACGGCTGAGCTGATATTAGTGTTTGACGTTGCGCCGCTTGTGCCGCTCATCTCGCTGGTGCTTCGCACCCTCGCCAGCGACTCCGACTCCGGAGAGCTGCTGCTGAAAATAATCTCCGCCTTCGACCCCGATACCGCGGGCCCATCATTGGAATCATCGCCTTCATCACCACGGCAAGCCCTGATTCAGGCGCTGTGGGCTCATAAACCACTCGACCGGCTACGCCTCAGGCTCGTTCTCGCTTATTGGGGACAAGTAAGCGCCGTATCGTCAGACCTGCTGCTAATGCACAGCGCACGTTCCCCAGTGCATACGACGAGTTTACCACCGTAGCACGATCACTGGCGTCGACGCTGAGACGTACCATCGCGTCGCTGACGCTGGAATGGGCGGTGCGGCATACCTCGGCATCCCTCGGTGCAATCGATGAGCTCTACATCCACCACCTGATTGCGCTTAGTGGCGGATCTGGGCATATCGGTGCTCGTATCGTCAACTCGGCCACAAGCGCGGATGGCACCGACTCGTGCCCTGCGTGTAAGAGTGAGATTCCGTTCGTGGCGGACAGCGGGGCGCGGTGTGCCAAGGGGCATGAATGGGGTGAGTTAAGTCGCGGCGATGGTACGAGTGGCGTGATATTGACCTGCGTCAGAACGGTGCTCTGTCACTCACTTCCCCATCACAACGCCAGAGTATCGCTTGTGTCCTGTGTGTCCTGCCGTGTCCCTCATCCCCAGGAGCCAGAtggtggcgggtgggggcggcgcggcaacCGAGGCCaacggctcggcggcggcggcggcgacgacaagcgaCTCGCTTGTGCAGTTTGCACTCGAGTCCGCAGTGCATTGTGTCATGTGTGGCGGGCGGTGGTCAACCGCGTTGTGAGGGGCCGTATGTGAGCGGGCGGACATGGTAGCGAGGTGTAGTCAGCTGGATACGTAgacgggcggggcggggcgtcgcCCAATGCCAGCAGCTGTATTAATGGCGCGAGTTTGCGCGCAATGTATGGTCCATATTGCCGCGAGTGCCAGTCAGCCAACACAAAAACAGCGGCGACATGCCGACTGACGCGCAGGTGCCGTTgacgagcggcagcggcagtggcgcAGCCCTGGCGCGCTGATAACGCCAGTGCCGAGGGgacacgagcgcgtcggcgcgtcgtggggtggcgggtggcgggtggcgggcTGCCGGCGGGTCAAGCACGTTCATCGAGCACATGTCACCAGCGGCCCAAAGTGGGGCCGGTACGCTCCGACGTTTGGTATCTGATAGCTTAGCCTGCACTGCACGGCATGCTTCGTAGTCGTAGTCATGCATTTGGATTTGGCATGGCATGCCAAATCGTGGAGGAGTTgcggtcgtcgagtcggTGTGTGGCCGCTCGCAGTGGCGGGTCCGGATCGACCCGGTGACAGAACGGCGGGGCGCGATTCGTCCCGACCtgactcggcgccgaggcgacaaCCAGTGCAACAATGTTTGTTTTcacggcgttggcggcgtgctcTGATCGAATGTAGATGCGTGCATGCGTGTAGTCCGACTCGGAGTACAGCGACTGCAaacatgcatgcatgcacgccGGGGTTTGTGCAGCTTTTTGCTaggcggcagcagccacgCCCCAGCTGGCCGGCCACAGAAAAGCGCGCGATTACGGGTTATCTGGGGCGAGAacgcgcccggcggcggggaggcgcCACTGATCTAGGGGTGGGCCCGACGTCATTGCCTTGCCCCTGGTCTGTAGCCCCGGCGGCAAGTGTAGCCTTTGGTATTCCCATTTCCGATGTTTGCCTCGGAgcggagagagagagagagggtGGTGCATCAGCTGTGTGCCAAGGGCGGGGTATTGTTGATGCGACGGGCACGAGTCGACGACAGTGGCGAGTTTGCAGAGCTGCGCTGATCGGAACTGGTATATATCTTCGGGttcctcgaggcggtcggtAGTCACTCAGACAAGACAACTTTCACCCGATAGCTAGCCAGCTACAACGTAGCACCACatcacacaccacaccacaccactccacccccaccccccaccaccatgtcctccctcctcgttatgcccctccgcgccggcgggcccAGCGTGCTCCGCATCGCAGCTACCAGCTCGCGTCGCGCACCGGCGCTCTGCCTCGCGGGGCTGCACACCAGCTCTATCGCGCGGACGCCGCCTGCGCCCAGCGCTGCGCCGAAGaacgcggcgtcgtcttcttcttcctcggcaGCTGCCGatgcgacgacgagcgcgctcTCTCACGAGGGGCGCGGGAGCGAGGGCGCGCACTACAAcggtgagtggcgcgcggcgcggcgactgGAAGCAAAGCTCACACGGCGCAGAcaagaccgaggccgacatcTCGGCTCTCATAGCCAccgacaaggccggcggGTGGACGCTCATGAACCCCATCTACACCGAGTCGGACCTCGACAGCGTCAAGGTCGTCTACCGCGAGCCGCAGACCATCACCGACGCGACGATCCGCAACATGGTCCGCCTGACCAAGTGGACGTTTGACAAGGTGACGGGCTACAAGGGCACGCATATCACGCCCGACCACCTCAAGAGCAGCACgatcgagcagctgcgcgagaaGGGCGACCTGCTCAGCGACAAGGCGTGGCTCAAGCGCATCATCTTCCTCGAGTCGatcgccggcgtgcccggcatggtgggtggtACGCTGCGCCACCTGCGTAGTctccgcctgctgcgccgcgacggcggctggATCCACACGCTGCTGGAAGAGGCCGAGAACGAGCGCATGCACCTGCTGTGAGTGGGACGGACACACAACACAGCTGGCACCTGCTGACGCCCCCCAGCACCTTCATGACCGTCGCTCGCCCGTCGTGGCTGACCCGCgcggtcgtcctcggcgcccaggGCGTCTTCTACAACCTCTTCTTCCTCACCTACCTGATCACGCCCAAGACGGCGCACCgcttcgtcgccgcgctcgaggaggaggccgtgCGGACGTACACCCACTGCATCGAGGACgtggagcgcggcctcgtgcCCGAGTGGAGCGacaagcccgcgccgcagATCGCAATCGACTACTGGCGCATGCCCGAGgacgcgtcgctgctcgacgtGATCAAGGCCGTgcgtgccgacgaggcgacgcaCCGCTTCGTCAACCACTCGCTTGCCAACCTCGACCAGAAGCACGACTTCAACCCCTTCGCTTTGGGCGAGCCGGCCCCAGAGATCCGCGGCACGATCCCCGGCTTCACCCGGGAAGAGAGCGCAAAGTACGCCAATGAGACGCAGCAgaagctgctcggcgcggcaaaggagcagcaggagaAGCAGTCGTAAgcggcctcgagcggcgcagccgcgagTGAGCGCGTCCACCGGAGCAACAAACAACGTCGCTGCGCCAGCACCCAGCCACAAAACGGTCACACAGTCCCACTTGTTAGAGTAAAACGTAATGATGCCCATGTTCATGTATTCTATGTCGCGAAGTGGTGCTGGCGTGGAGTGGCGGGGTGTAGTGGTTGAGGCATGAGGCCGCTGGCCGGCTGCGTGTCGGATGCCGAGTCGACTCCGttgtcgcggcgcggcgcggcgcggcgcggcgctggacTCTCGCCGCGGACACTGACCGCCGGCTCCGACACCCGGCTCCGAGCTGCGACGCAACGACGCGACTCCGAAGAAACCAATGCATATGATCTGGTggtcagcggcggccgcgacgacgacgctcaCAATGTACTCCTATGTCCAGCTCGCTCTCCTTCCTCTGCGCGGCTCAAGGCCCGTCGTCCACACGCCCACCGCTCGCacggcgcaccgccgcctccggcGTCGGTGCTAGTTCATCCCCTCCACAGGCCCCTTCTTGACCGGCATATCCACCTTGGGCGCATTAAGCGGCGGCAGCTTGGGCCCGTGGAACTCGCGCCGCTTGTGTGCCGGGTCGTCGTTGCGCCGATTGGCTAGGATTAGgaaggtcgagctcgcggccgcgaggatgccgaggaggaggagcgggttCGGGCCGCGCGGGGTCGGGGGCTTGGttggtggcgggggtggtgctgtcattgttggtggtgggttgtTGGAGTTGAGGGAAAgtcaacgacgaggagatggagaagacgaggaaggccgGTGGAGGTCATCTCGCCGATCGTCTCCGCCGAGGCGCTTTTTCGCGCCCCTGCTTTTgcaaccacacccaccactcgacgtcgacggctgCATGGCTGGTTTGCACTGCGCACAGCGTGCAGCGCACGACGTGACAACGCAGGCAGGATCAGTGCAATGTAGGCCCGGGCCGAGCTCGTGAGCATCTTTGGCCGTTGCAAGCCGCGCTCACGCGACTCCTCCCCTCACCAACGCCAACTCGTGCCACACCGCATGCATGCCAACGTTCTGTAGATTCATATCCAACATTACCATCCGTACGATCCCACTCTCATGCCATCACGCTACCTGCGGccagcggggcgggggcgcgcgaaaccgccgctgccaccaccgGGCGAGTTGACTCTGGGGCCAAAGGCGTTGAACGCGTTCTGGATTCTCTCCTTGCTGtccccgtcgtcctcgacggccgaggtgggtgccgaggcgtgcgccgcggcagacacggggctcgacgagctcgcgggcggcgtgtgcGACGTCGTGCGGATGGGCATCGGGCGGCCAAACgctgcgc
Encoded proteins:
- the denD_1 gene encoding D-erythronate dehydrogenase; translation: MAGPTYDFQLPAHVQTVLLTGANGFVGREVTKLLLELYPNLRVITTDIVEPPRYVEDEKRLRAVQADLGKAEDLAKLFEGEKVGGVFALHGIMSGGSEANFELGWAVNVDSHVQLLKAVRKHNDEIFGKPDGTNPRIVHVFISSLAVYGGPKAGPKDHVIPSDTPLIAGTSYGVQKQIGELYAYDYGRKGYLDTRSLRLPTVAIRTGAPSTAASSFFSGLIREPLQGLEAICPVASGPDDPMLDEIPHYLSRAKTVFRNIVWGMCMPESNFKYGHRSINIPGITITPRQIIAALKEHGGDEALKLIKYEKDPAVINICLTWAGSYDNSEALASGFEVDDAKTGFADAVGDFKAALQEEAAAAK
- the MPC2 gene encoding Mitochondrial pyruvate carrier 2, with protein sequence MSGPATGAAASKVTNAAANKATSKWQAFVNHPAGPKTIFFWAPLAKWALVAAGIKDLQRPADKLSVSQNVALAATGFIWVRYSLVITPVNYSLAAVNFFVGTTGLTQLYRIWDWRRKNPEAYAAEEKAKAAKAAAAKLSPA
- the AOX1 gene encoding Alternative oxidase, mitochondrial, which codes for MSSLLVMPLRAGGPSVLRIAATSSRRAPALCLAGLHTSSIARTPPAPSAAPKNAASSSSSSAAADATTSALSHEGRGSEGAHYNDKTEADISALIATDKAGGWTLMNPIYTESDLDSVKVVYREPQTITDATIRNMVRLTKWTFDKVTGYKGTHITPDHLKSSTIEQLREKGDLLSDKAWLKRIIFLESIAGVPGMVGGTLRHLRSLRLLRRDGGWIHTLLEEAENERMHLLTFMTVARPSWLTRAVVLGAQGVFYNLFFLTYLITPKTAHRFVAALEEEAVRTYTHCIEDVERGLVPEWSDKPAPQIAIDYWRMPEDASLLDVIKAVRADEATHRFVNHSLANLDQKHDFNPFALGEPAPEIRGTIPGFTREESAKYANETQQKLLGAAKEQQEKQS